GCCGACCACGGTCATCGAGCCGTTCAGGGAGCGACGGCCGAGCATGCGCAGGTCCATCGGCGAGAGGTCCTGGACCTCGTCGACCACGATGTGTCCGTAGGTGCGCACTGTGTCCTGTTGGCGCCGTCCGGGTCGGGCACCCAGCACGGCGCGGGCCTCGTCCAGAAGCGGCGCATCCGAGGCCGTCCACAGCAGGTCCTCGACCTCGACGGCACGCTCCCGGTAGAGGGCGTCGACCTGGACGGGGGTCAGTGACTGATCGGCGGCCCGGATCAGCGCCCGTGAACCGAGGAGGTCGTTCAGGAACTGCGCTGGTGTCAGCACCGGCCACATCCACTCCAGGGCCTCCCGAATCGACAGCTCGCCCCGCAGGCGTTCCCGCAGGGCCTCGGGGTCCAGGTCGCCATGACCACTGGCCGCCAGCGCCTCGTAGAACTCGGCCTCCACGAACTTCCGGGCCGCGTTGTGGGTGCGGTAGCGCTTCCGCGCCTCGTCCACGATCCGCTGCGAACCGTCCACCGACAGGCGCAGCCACTGCAGGCCGAAACCGACCCGCAGGTCGTGTCGGAGCACACGCTGGCGGGTGCGGACGGCCCGTGCGACGAACCGCACCATGCGCAGGTCGCCCTTCAACCGGCCCACCTCGGCCACCTCGCGGCGATCGTCCACCCGGACACCGCCCACCACGTCTCCCAGGGTCGCCAGGATGACGCCCGCCTCGCCGAGGGAGGGCAGCACCTGCTCGATGTATGCCAGGAACAGCCGGTTGGGCCCGACCACCAGCACGCCCTGGCCGTCCAGCGGGAACCGGTGGGTGTAGAGCAGGTAGGCGGCACGATGCAGGGCGACGACGGTCTTGCCGGTTCCCGGGCCACCCTGGACGGCGTGGACACCCGCAAGCGGCGCTCGGATGATGTCGTCCTGTTCGGCCTGGATCGTGCCGATGATGTCCCCGAGGTGCCCGGTGCGGGCCGTCTCCAGGGCGGCGATCAGGGCACCTTCTCCCTTCAGCCGGCTCCCGTCGTCGTCCTGGAAACGATCCAGGTCGCCGAACAGCTCGTCCTCCATGCCCAACAGGCTCCGACCTCGGCTCACGAAGTGGCGTCGACGCTGCAGCCCCAGGGGCATCGGACCGGTCGCCCGGTAGAAGGCCTCTGCAACCGGCGCCCGCCAGTCCACAACCACCGGTTCCTGGTCGACCCCCCAGACGCCCACCCGACCGATGTAGTAGCTGCCGTTGCCGGCATCGGCCTCCTGGTCGATGCGACCGAATACGAGCGAGGCATCGCCCATGTCCAACTGGCCGAGTCGGGCGGCTACGGATTCCTGGATGGCCTCCCGCTCGAAGCGCGCCTGGTTGGTGCCGCCCCTACCCACCTCGACCATCGTCGTGAGTGCCAACGCCCGCTCACGGGCTCCGTCCAGGCAGGCGTACGCCAAGTCTACGTATGCCTGTTCGGCAGCGAGTTCGGGGTGTTCGGTGGTCATCGGCGTGCCCGCAAGGCGTCAGTGGACCGGTTCTCATGGCCTCCACCGGGTCAGGAACCCGAATTCGGCCGAAGAACAATCCTATCGGGCACCCGCGACCCGGCCTCGTCGGCCTCCCGACCACGATCCGGGCCGCCTGGGGGTCGGGAACTGCCCTCCGACGTGCGACGATGGCCGCCATGACCACGGTCGGACTCGTCCTCGGGGCCGGCGGCCTCCACGCCGCCGCCCAGCACGCCGGCGTACTGGCCGCGCTCGCCGAGGCCACCGGCTGGGACCCCCGCTCGGCCGACGTGGTGGTCGGCACGTCGGCCGGTGCCACCACCGCGGCCAGCCTCCGCGCCGGCCTCTCGGCAGCAGACCACCGCGCCCACTACCTGGGCGATCCCCTTACCGCCGACGGACAGGCGCTGGTCGACCGTGTGACCACCCGGCTGGACATGGACCTCCCACTGGACCAGCCGGGCCGCCGACTCCCGGCCAACCCGCTCCTCGTGCTCCGGGAGATCCTGTCGACCGCCCGACCCCGACCGGTGGTCCCACTGGCCGGCCTGCTTCCGATCGGCTCCCACGACGGCTCGCCGCTGGGCGCCCGGACCCGCGAGATCCACCCCGACCGGTGGCCGGCAGCGCCAACCTGGATCTGCGCCGTCGACCTGGACTCCGGAAAGCGGGTGGTGTTCGGCCGCGACGACCTGGACACCGACCTCGGGTCCGCGGTCCAGGCCTCGACGGCCGTCCCCGGCTGGTTCGCCCCCGTCGAGATCGACGGGAAGCGCCTGGTCGACGGCGGGGTGCACTCCACGACCAACGCCGACCTGGTCGCCACCCTCGGCCTGGACGTGGTGGTCGTGTCGTCGTCCAAGACTGTGGGCGGGGTGGCCGGCGTCGTCGGGAGCGACGGGAGCCTGGCGCGGGCCTGGCACGGTCGCACGTTGCGCCGGGAGGTGGAGGCCATCCGACGCCGGGGCACGACCGTGCTGGTACTGGAGCCCACAGCCCGGGAGCTGGCCGAACGATCGGGCGACGACCGTTCCGACGAAAGGCTTCCCGAGGTCTGCGAGGCTGCCCGGATCTCGGCCCTGGCACGCCTGGCGCGTCCCGAGGCCTCAGGCGCCAGACGGCTGCTGGGTAGCGTCACCCCGTGACCGCCCCGTACCCCGACTCCTCCTTCCTGTCCGCCTGCCGGGCCGAGCCCCACGACCGCACGCCGGTCTGGTTCATGCGCCAGGCCGGCCGGTCGCTGCCCGAGTACCGGGCCATCCGGGGCTCGGGAAGCATCCTGGACGCCATAGTCGATCCCGATCTGTCGGCGGAGATCACCCTCCAGCCGGTGCGGCGCTACGGCGTGGACGCGGCCATCCTCTACTCCGACATCGTGGTCCCGGCCCACGCAGTCGGGTTCGGCGTCGACGTCCGGCCCGGCGTCGGTCCGGTGGTCGACCGGCCGTTCGAACGGGCGGCCGACCTGGAACGCCTCCGCCCGCTGGAGCCCGACGTGGACACCCCGTACGTGCTGGAGACGGTGCGCCAGGTTGTGGCCGACGGGGCTGTGCCGCTGATTGGGTTCGCCGGCGCCCCGTTCACCGTGGCGTCCTACCTCATCGAGGGAGCGCCGTCCCGCACCTACGGGCGCACCAAGGCCCTGATGCTGGGCGATCCAGAACTCTGGAACGCCCTCATGGGTCGGCTGGCCGACATGGCCATCGCCTCTCTCCGCTCCCAGATCGCCAACGGCGCCTCGGCCGTCCAGTTGTTCGACAGTTGGGCCGGGGCCCTCAGCCCTCCGGTCTACGAGCGCTGCGTCCTGCCCTTCAGCCGCCTGGTCTTCGAGGGCGTGGCCGACACCGGCGTGCCCCGCATCCACTTCGGCGTGGGCACCGGCGAGATCCTCCATCTGATGGCCGACGCCGGAGCCGACGTGATCGGCGTGGACTGGCGGGTACCACTCGACGAGGCCAGACGCCGGCTCGGTGCCGACACCGTCCTTCAGGGAAACCTGGACCCGGCGGTGTGCCTCGGTCCCCTGGAAGTCGTCGAGGCCGAGGTGGCCGACGTGCTTCGTCGCAACGCCGGCCACCCTGGCCACGTCTTCAACCTGGGCCACGGTGTCCTCCCGGAGATCGACCCCGGTGTGCTGGCCCACGTCGTGGACCAGGTCCACGCCCACCCGCTGGGAGGCTGATCCATGGATGGTCGCCGGGTGGTGGTCGTCGGAGCGGGCATCACGGGCCTGAGTACCGCCCACCGGCTGGCCGTCGACCACCCGCACCTAGCCGTGACAGTCCTCGAGGCTGACGACCTGGCCGGCGGCAACCTGCGGACCAGCCCGCTGACCGGGATCGGAACCGACGTCGACGAGGGCGCCGATGCCTTCCTGGTAAGGGTGCCGTGGGCTACCGACCTGTGCGCAGAACTCGGCCTCGCCGACGAGTTGGTGGCCCCCGCCGCCCGGCATGCCTCGCTCTGGTTGGACGGCACGATGCGGCCCATCCCCTCGCCCAACGTGCTCGGCGTACCGCTGGACCCGTCGGTGGTGGCCCCCGGGATCCTGCCCGCCGCCGACCTGCAGCGCCTGGCCGGCGCCGGGCGTCCCAGCTCGCCCCTCCCCGACGGTGACCTCAGCGTGGGGACAGTGATCCGGTCATGCGTAGGCGACGCGGTTTTCGACCGCCTCGTGGACCCACTGATCGGCGGGGTCAACGCCGGCCGGGCCGACGAGCTGAGCTGCACCACCATGGCCCCGGGCCTGCTGGCCGCCGCCCGCCATGCCGACGGCCTGCTGGCCACGCTGCGCCTGGCCCAGGAGGCACTCGATCCGGCAGCGCCGGTCTTCAACGCTCCAGTGGGGGGCATGGGCCGCCTCGTCGCCGCATTGACGAGCCGGCTGGGCGACCGAGTACGGACCGGAGCGAGGGTCACGGCGATCGAGCGGTCCGACGACGACTGGGTGGTGCGCACCGCCGACCACTCGACGACGGCCGACGCCGTGGTCGTCACCACCCCGGCCCACGCCGCCGCCACCCTGGTGGCCCCACACGCCCCCGATGCGGCGACGCTGCTCGGCGGGCTCCGACACGCATCGGTGGTCCTCGCTACCATGGCCTACCGCCGGGCCGACCTGGAGGTGCCCGACGGCCAGAGCGGGTTCCTGGTGGGCCGGGGCGAGGGCCTGCTCATGACCGCCTGCTCGTTTGCCGGCAGCAAGTGGGCGCACCTCGACGACCCCGACCACACCATCCTGCGGGTCTCGTGCGGCCGGATCGACGACGAACGCCACGACCGCCTCGACGACGGTTCGCTCACCGCTTCACTGTGCGCCGACCTGGCCACCACGCTGGGCGCACAGGCCCCACCGGTGGCGGTCCGACTCACCCGGTGGCCCCGGTCGCTGGTCCAGTTCCCGGTGGGACACCCGACGCGGATGGCCGAGGTGGACTCGGCGCTGGCGGCCGCATCGGGCCTCGTGGTGACCGGTGCGGCACGCCATGGGGTAGGCATCCCGGCGTGCGTGCGCTCGGGAACCGAGGCCGCAGCAATGGTGGCCGACCTGATCGGCTGAACCGGGCCACCGGACGGGCGCACCCTTCCGTCCGGAAACTCCGGAAACCGACCGATCCGCCGCCGGTTCCAGGCCCGGACGTGGTTCGATGGAGCCGTGGCACCCGAGACGACCCCCGCCCGCGAGTGGGCCGAGGCCCGCCAGGGCAGCGGAACCGAACATCCCAACGAGCTGCCGGACACCGCCCACCTGTCGGTCGAGCGGACGTTCTGCTTCGCCGACCTGACGGGCTTCACCAGGTACACGCGCGAGAACGGACCGTACGCAGCGGTCGCCCTCCTGGAGGAGTTCAGGGCCGTCTCCCGGGACGTGGCCGCCAAGCGGGGCGTCCGGGTGGCCAAGTGGCTGGGCGACGGCGTGATGCTGGTCGGCACCGAGCCGACCCCGACCATCGCATGGGGAGGCCACATGATCGACCACTTCGAGGACGAGGTCGACATCAACCTGCGGGTAGGCCTGGCGACCGGCCACGCCCTGCTATTCGAGGGCGACGACTACATAGGCGAACCGGTCAACCTGGCCGCCAAGCTCTGCACGGTGGCCAGACCCGGCCAGATCCTGGCCAGTTGCGACGTGGCCGACCTCCCACCGTGGATCCGGGTCCGGGCGGTCGACAAGGTGGACATCCGGGGCGTCGGGCCGATCGAAGGCATCCAGCACCTCGTGGTGGCCGCACGCTGACGGGGCCACCTCCGCCAGCCACCGGACCAGCAGCAGGACCGCCGGCCATGAGCGCCCCCAGCCTCGGACGGGTTCCAAACCGGCTCCGCCCATCGGGAATCGCCGTCCTCGCCGGGCTCCTGATCGCCGCTGCGGTACCGCCGTGGGGCTGGTGGCCGGCCGCCTTCGTCGGCATCGCCCTGTTGGACCGCCTGGTGGCCGACCGCCCGGTGGCCTCCCGGTTCCGTCGGGGAATGGCGACGGGCCTGGCGTGGGCCCTGCCGTCCACCCTCTGGATGATCGACCTGTCGCCACCCGGCTGGCTCTTCGCCGGCGGGGTGCACGCCCTCTGTCTAGGGCTCGCCACCGCCCTCGTACCGGCCGGCCGCTGGCGACGCCTGGGCCTCGTGGGGACGGTGACGCTGGCCGAGCTGGTGCGGTGGAACGTGCCGTTCGGAGGAGTCCCGCTCGCCTCGATCGCACTCGGCCAGGCCGCCGGGCCGTTGGCACCGGTCGTCCGGGTGGCCGGCCCACTGCTGCTGGTGGCCCTCACCGTCGCCGTGGGCACCGGCCTCAGCGCCCTAGTCGACGGTCGGCGGACCGGCGGCTCGGCGGCCGCCGCAGTTCCAGTGGTGATCACCCTTGCCGTCGCCACGGTGCTGGCCGCGGTGGCCCCGACGGGCCGGGTCGTGGGCGAGCTGGACATGGCCCTCGTCCAAGGGGGCGGCCCCCAGCGCACCAGGGCCACGCCCACCGGGGCGGCGACGGTGTTCGCCAACCAGCTGGCGGCAAACAGCCACGTCCGGACGCCGGTGGACCTGGTGGTGTGGCCGGAGAACGTGGTCAACCCTGTTCCCCTGCCCGAATCGGGATGGCGCCACGAGGACCGGCTCTACGCCGACGACGCGGCCGAGGCCCTGACCGCCGAGGCGATACGACTCGACGCCGTGCTGGTGCCCGGCTGGTTCCACCGCGACCCGGAGGATCCGACGGCCAACCTCAACTACCAGACGGCGATCGAACCTGACGGCACGGTGGTCGACCGCTACGACAAGGTCAGGACGGTTCCGTTCGGCGAATACGTCCCGCTGCGGAGCCTGGTCGAACTGGTGGCGGCAGACATGCTCCCGGCGCGGGACCTGCGACCGGGTACCGGCCCGGCGGTGCTGGACACCTCCGTCGGCCGGCTCGGAGTGTCCATCTCGTGGGAGGTGTTCTTCGACCACCGCACCCGGGACGCCGTGCACAACGGCGCCGAGGTCATCCTGAACCCGACCAACGGGGCCAGCTACTGGCTGACGCAGGTTCAGACCCAGCAGGTGGCCGCCAGCCGACTCCGTGCGCTGGAGACCGGACGCTGGGTGGTACAGGTGGCACCCACCGGATTCAGTGCCGTGGTCGACCACCGGGGGCGGGTGCTGCAGCGCACCGCCGTGAGCGAGCAGGCGGTCCTCCACCACCGGGTGGAGCGACGACAGGGCCTCACCTGGGCCGCCACGTCCGGCACCTGGCCCATGGCCGTCCTGTCGCTGCTGGCGGCGGCCGGCGCCTGGGTTGCTGATCGACGCCGCTCCTGAACCGGCCACTCAGCCAGACCTGACCGCCACCGACGCCCATACCCGGTGGGGGGCCATCAGGGAGTCGCCAGTGAACCGGTCGGCCAGAACCCCGGCCAACTCGGCGTCGAACGCCGCCGCCCCAGCGGTGCTCAGGTCGAGGATCGCCGCACTGGCCCGGATCCGCCGTCGCCAGGAATCCACGGAGTAGGGAACGTCCACGTCGAAGGTGAACGTCTCGACCACCACGAAGCCGGCACCGGACAGGTGGCGACGGGCCTCCGGGCCCGGGTCCCGTATGCCACCCAGGTTCCAGGACGGGTTGTGGGCCTGGATGAGCGCCTCGGTCACCCCCGACATCGTGTCGGGCAGCGGCAGCCAGTCGAACCCGCACACGGCCACCAGGCCACCGGCCACGAGCAGGCGCCGGACCTCTCCTGCCGCCGCCTCGCCATCGAACCAGTGCCAGCACTGTGCGGCGGTGACCACGTCGAACGACGCCGACGGGAGGCCGGTGTCCTCGGCAGGGCACTCCCACCACGCCACCTGCAGGCCGGCGACGACGGCCAGGGAGCGGGCTGCTGCGAGCATCCGGGCGTCCACGTCGGCACCGGTGACGGTGCACCCCCGGGCCGCGAACTGGCGGGCGAGGGTGCCGGTCCCGCAGCCCAGGTCGAGTAGTCGCTGACCCGGCGTACCAACGCCCAGGGCCACCATCCGGTCGATGCCGGCCGCCGGGAAGTCGGCCCGATACAGCGCGTAGTCGTCGGCCGCCGACCCGAACCGGTCGCCATGGACGCCCGGCGAACCCACAGCCGTCAGACCTCCACCAGCACGGTCGCGGGACCTTCGTTGAAGATCTCGACGACCATGTCTGCCCGGAAGCGACCGGTGGCCACGGTCAGGCCCCGCTCCCTCAGACCGGCCACCACCCGTTCGACCAGCGGCTCGGCGTGGTCGGGCTTCGCGGCGGCGCTCCAGGTGGGGCGCCGGCCCTTGGACGTGTCGCCGTAGAGGGTGAACTGGCTGACGACCAGCACCTCGCCGTCCACCTCCGTGACCGAGAGGTTCATCACGCCGTCGGCGTCGTCCATGATCCGCAGGCCCGCCAGCCTTCCTGCCAGGCGGTCTGCCTCGGCCGGGCCGTCGTCATGTGTCACGCCGACGAACACGCAGAGGCCGTGACCCACCTCGCCCACCACCTCGGCACCCACGGACACCGAGGCCCGGGCCACCCGCTGGACCAGTGCTCGCACGGCGGCGACCCTAGGCGGCGTATTGCAGGCGACGGGCAGTAGGCAGCGGGCATACGGGGACATGGGTAACCCCGTCCCGGTGGAGGGTTCGGCGCGGGAGCCCGCCAGACTTGTCCGATGCATTCCTCCCCCAAGGACGCCGGCGGCCCGGCAACGCTGATTCCGGCCGACGGAGACCCGCTCCGGATCGCCTACCTCGCCTACCGCGGCAAGCCCCACTGCGGTGGCCAGGGCGTATACACGCGCCACCTCACGAAGGCGCTGGTCGACCTTGGCCACCACGTCGAGGTACTGGCCGGACCGCCGTACCCCGACCTGGACGAGCGGGTACCGCTGATCCGGCTGCCCAGCCTGGAGCTCTACAACGACCACTTCCCGATGCGGAAGGCCCGCATCTGGGAGATGAAGACCCGGTGGGACGTGGCCGAGGCGATGTCGTTCAACACCGGCAACTTCTCCGAGCCGATGGCGTTCAGCATGCGGGCCTGGGACCACCTTCGAAGACGGACCCACGAGTTCGACCTGGTCCACGACAACCAGTGCCTGGGCTGGGGCGTGCTGCTCATGCAAATGCGGGAGAAGTTCCCCATCCTGTCGACCATCCACCATCCGATCACGGTCGACCGGAAGCTAGAGATCGAGCACGCCCGGACCCGCTGGGAGAAGTTCGGCAAGCGCCGCTGGTACGCCTTCACCAGGATGCAGACCCAGGTGGCCAAGCGGATGCCCCGAATCATGACCGTGTCGGAGTCGTCGGCCGGCGACATCGCCGCGGACCACCGGGTCGACCCCGGCCGCATCCACGTGGTGCCGGTGGGGGTGGATCCGGAACTGTTCCTGCCGGTCCCGGAGGTACGACGGGTACCCGGCCGCATAGTGACCACGGCGAGTGCCGACGTGGTCATGAAGGGCCTCAAATACCTGCTGGAGGCCATCGCCAAGCTCCGCACCGAACGCCACGTGGAGCTGGTCATCATCGGGAAGCCGAACGGGGGTAGCGCCTCGACGAAGGCCTTCGAGGACCTCGGCCTCACCGACTGCGTCAGCTACGTACACGGAGTACCCGACCAGCGGATCGTGGAGCTCTACAGCGAGGCCGAGGTGGCCTGCGTGCCGTCGCTCTACGAGGGCTTCTCGCTCCCGGCCATCGAAGCCATGTCCTGTGGCGTGCCGCTGGTGACGACCACCGGCGGCGCCCTGCCCGAGGTCACCGGAACCCACGGCGAGACCTGCTTCCAGGTGCCGCCCGGTGACAGCGACGCCCTGGCCGCCATGCTCCGGACCGTGCTTGCCGACCCGGGGCTCCGGGCCCGTGTCGGCGCGGCAGGACGCCAGCGGGTCATCGACCAGTGGAGCTGGCACCACACGGCCATCAGGACCGTCGAGCAGTACCGGGCGCTGCTGGACGAGACCGTCCGACGCTGAGGCCCCTGTGCTGACCGCCGATTACGACCGGCTGGGCCTCCGGCCCGGCGAGCGGATCCTCGACCTGGGTTGCGGCTTCGGACGACATGCCTACGAGGCGCTGCGGCGGGGCGCCCACGTGGTGGCCTGCGACCTGGGCCTCGACGAGCTCCGCCAGGTGCGGTCCATCGGCGCGGTCATGCGGGCCGAGGGCGAGGTGGCGGACGAGGTGGTGCTGGAGGCGGTCAAGGGCGACGCCACACGGCTGCCGTTCGCCGACGGGTCCTTCGACCGGATCATCGCCTCGGAGGTCATGGAGCACATTCACGACGACGAGGGCGCCCTGGCCGAGCTGGCCCGGGTGCTGCGTCCGGCCGGGGTGCTGGCCGTGACCATTCCGGCCCGACTGCCGGAGCGCATCTGCTGGGCCATCTCGGCCGACTACCACGCACCAGCCCAGGAGGGCGGACACGTCCGCATCTACGGACGCCACGAGCTGCAGGCCAAGATGTCGACGGCCGGCCTGGTGGCGATCGGGGACCACCGGGCCCACGCCCTGCACAGCCCCTACTGGTGGCTGCGGTGTGCGGTGGGGCCGAACCTCCCCATCGAGGAGAACCGGCTGGTCTCGCTGTACCACCGGCTGCTCACCTGGGACATCGTGAAGGCCCCGCGTACGACACGGATCGCCGAACGGATCCTGACCCCGGTGCTCGGAAAGAGCCTCGTGGTGTACGCCCGGAAGCCTGCAGGCGCCCGGGTCCCGGACCCGTCACCGGAACGGAGGGAGGTGGCAGGTGTCGCTACCTGACCTGACCGGCCTCCTCACCACCGACGACCTGGTCCTGACGGCCGGGACGATCGCAGAGTGGCAGTTGCCCGACGGGATGATCCCGTGGTTCCCGGGCGGCCACGCCGATCCCTGGAACCACGTCGAGGCGGCCATGGCGCTCGCCGTCACCGGCCACCTCGACGAGGCCGAGGCCGCCTACCGGTGGCTGGTCGGCAACCAGCACACCTCGGGTGCCTGGCACCGGTTCTACCTGGCCGGCGGGATCGAGGACGCCAAGTTCGACGGCAACGTGATCGCCTACGTGGCGACCGGGGTGTGGCACCACTGGCTGCTGACCGCCGACCGGAGCTTCCTGGAGTCGATGTGGCCGGTGGTGGAGCGGGCCATCGACTTCGTCCTGGACCTGCAGACCCCTAGGGGCGAGATCCTGTGGGCACGCCATCCCGACGGCACGCCATGGTCGTTCGCCCTGCTGGCCGGCTCGGCCAGCATCTGCCACAGCCTGCGTTGCGCGGTGGCCGTGGCCGAGGAGGTGGGCCACGAGCGACCCGACTGGGAACTCTCGCTGGGCCACCTGGCCCACGTCGTGCGCACCCGGCCCGACGGAGCCTTCGCCCCGAAGGACCGCTGGGCAATGGACTGGTACTACCCGGTGCTGGGGGGCGCTGTCACAGGCGACGACGCCCGACGCCACCTGTCCGAGCGCCGCCACGAGTTCGTCATGGATGGTCAGGGCGTGCGCTGCGTGAGCGACAAGGACTGGGCCACGGCTGCCGAGACGAGCGAGTGCGCCATCGCCCACCTGCTGGCCGGCGATCGCGAGACCGCCCTGGGCCTGTTCGCCACCACCCAGCCCATGCGGCGCGACGACGGCCGCTACCTGACGGGGATCGTCTACCCGGACCTGGTGACCTTCCCGCACGAGGAGTGCTCGACGTACACCGCCGCCGCCGTGGTCCTGGCCGCCGACGCCCTGAGCGGGTCCAGCCCGGCGTCCGGGATCTTCGTCGACCATTCGACGCTGCCGGACGTGATCGACGTCGAGCCACTGGTACACGAGACCGACTGAGCGCCTGTCCGTACGACGCCGGTACGGGCCCCGTCAGCCCGGCGTCAGATCCCGGGGCCGGTGCGTCGCAGCACCCGTAGCGAG
Above is a window of Acidimicrobiales bacterium DNA encoding:
- a CDS encoding class I SAM-dependent methyltransferase, whose protein sequence is MGSPGVHGDRFGSAADDYALYRADFPAAGIDRMVALGVGTPGQRLLDLGCGTGTLARQFAARGCTVTGADVDARMLAAARSLAVVAGLQVAWWECPAEDTGLPSASFDVVTAAQCWHWFDGEAAAGEVRRLLVAGGLVAVCGFDWLPLPDTMSGVTEALIQAHNPSWNLGGIRDPGPEARRHLSGAGFVVVETFTFDVDVPYSVDSWRRRIRASAAILDLSTAGAAAFDAELAGVLADRFTGDSLMAPHRVWASVAVRSG
- the hemG gene encoding protoporphyrinogen oxidase, translating into MDGRRVVVVGAGITGLSTAHRLAVDHPHLAVTVLEADDLAGGNLRTSPLTGIGTDVDEGADAFLVRVPWATDLCAELGLADELVAPAARHASLWLDGTMRPIPSPNVLGVPLDPSVVAPGILPAADLQRLAGAGRPSSPLPDGDLSVGTVIRSCVGDAVFDRLVDPLIGGVNAGRADELSCTTMAPGLLAAARHADGLLATLRLAQEALDPAAPVFNAPVGGMGRLVAALTSRLGDRVRTGARVTAIERSDDDWVVRTADHSTTADAVVVTTPAHAAATLVAPHAPDAATLLGGLRHASVVLATMAYRRADLEVPDGQSGFLVGRGEGLLMTACSFAGSKWAHLDDPDHTILRVSCGRIDDERHDRLDDGSLTASLCADLATTLGAQAPPVAVRLTRWPRSLVQFPVGHPTRMAEVDSALAAASGLVVTGAARHGVGIPACVRSGTEAAAMVADLIG
- a CDS encoding glycosyltransferase family 4 protein, producing the protein MHSSPKDAGGPATLIPADGDPLRIAYLAYRGKPHCGGQGVYTRHLTKALVDLGHHVEVLAGPPYPDLDERVPLIRLPSLELYNDHFPMRKARIWEMKTRWDVAEAMSFNTGNFSEPMAFSMRAWDHLRRRTHEFDLVHDNQCLGWGVLLMQMREKFPILSTIHHPITVDRKLEIEHARTRWEKFGKRRWYAFTRMQTQVAKRMPRIMTVSESSAGDIAADHRVDPGRIHVVPVGVDPELFLPVPEVRRVPGRIVTTASADVVMKGLKYLLEAIAKLRTERHVELVIIGKPNGGSASTKAFEDLGLTDCVSYVHGVPDQRIVELYSEAEVACVPSLYEGFSLPAIEAMSCGVPLVTTTGGALPEVTGTHGETCFQVPPGDSDALAAMLRTVLADPGLRARVGAAGRQRVIDQWSWHHTAIRTVEQYRALLDETVRR
- the dtd gene encoding D-aminoacyl-tRNA deacylase; its protein translation is MRALVQRVARASVSVGAEVVGEVGHGLCVFVGVTHDDGPAEADRLAGRLAGLRIMDDADGVMNLSVTEVDGEVLVVSQFTLYGDTSKGRRPTWSAAAKPDHAEPLVERVVAGLRERGLTVATGRFRADMVVEIFNEGPATVLVEV
- a CDS encoding AAA family ATPase; this translates as MTTEHPELAAEQAYVDLAYACLDGARERALALTTMVEVGRGGTNQARFEREAIQESVAARLGQLDMGDASLVFGRIDQEADAGNGSYYIGRVGVWGVDQEPVVVDWRAPVAEAFYRATGPMPLGLQRRRHFVSRGRSLLGMEDELFGDLDRFQDDDGSRLKGEGALIAALETARTGHLGDIIGTIQAEQDDIIRAPLAGVHAVQGGPGTGKTVVALHRAAYLLYTHRFPLDGQGVLVVGPNRLFLAYIEQVLPSLGEAGVILATLGDVVGGVRVDDRREVAEVGRLKGDLRMVRFVARAVRTRQRVLRHDLRVGFGLQWLRLSVDGSQRIVDEARKRYRTHNAARKFVEAEFYEALAASGHGDLDPEALRERLRGELSIREALEWMWPVLTPAQFLNDLLGSRALIRAADQSLTPVQVDALYRERAVEVEDLLWTASDAPLLDEARAVLGARPGRRQQDTVRTYGHIVVDEVQDLSPMDLRMLGRRSLNGSMTVVGDIAQATGAWAHDDWDSILEHLPDRRPATRHELTVGYRIPGPLMDLAADVLAEAAPDLAPPRSVRADGDVPRFVELAEDPDRKLDGLADVVRSELDAVGAGNVAVIAANSQAVDVEDALERAGLSFGRPTRRGLDAQVAVVPVELVKGLEVDGAVVVEPARILREHAQGLRALYVALTRATKRLAVVHAEDLPAVLRP
- a CDS encoding patatin-like phospholipase family protein is translated as MTTVGLVLGAGGLHAAAQHAGVLAALAEATGWDPRSADVVVGTSAGATTAASLRAGLSAADHRAHYLGDPLTADGQALVDRVTTRLDMDLPLDQPGRRLPANPLLVLREILSTARPRPVVPLAGLLPIGSHDGSPLGARTREIHPDRWPAAPTWICAVDLDSGKRVVFGRDDLDTDLGSAVQASTAVPGWFAPVEIDGKRLVDGGVHSTTNADLVATLGLDVVVVSSSKTVGGVAGVVGSDGSLARAWHGRTLRREVEAIRRRGTTVLVLEPTARELAERSGDDRSDERLPEVCEAARISALARLARPEASGARRLLGSVTP
- the hemE gene encoding uroporphyrinogen decarboxylase; this translates as MTAPYPDSSFLSACRAEPHDRTPVWFMRQAGRSLPEYRAIRGSGSILDAIVDPDLSAEITLQPVRRYGVDAAILYSDIVVPAHAVGFGVDVRPGVGPVVDRPFERAADLERLRPLEPDVDTPYVLETVRQVVADGAVPLIGFAGAPFTVASYLIEGAPSRTYGRTKALMLGDPELWNALMGRLADMAIASLRSQIANGASAVQLFDSWAGALSPPVYERCVLPFSRLVFEGVADTGVPRIHFGVGTGEILHLMADAGADVIGVDWRVPLDEARRRLGADTVLQGNLDPAVCLGPLEVVEAEVADVLRRNAGHPGHVFNLGHGVLPEIDPGVLAHVVDQVHAHPLGG
- a CDS encoding adenylate/guanylate cyclase domain-containing protein; this translates as MAPETTPAREWAEARQGSGTEHPNELPDTAHLSVERTFCFADLTGFTRYTRENGPYAAVALLEEFRAVSRDVAAKRGVRVAKWLGDGVMLVGTEPTPTIAWGGHMIDHFEDEVDINLRVGLATGHALLFEGDDYIGEPVNLAAKLCTVARPGQILASCDVADLPPWIRVRAVDKVDIRGVGPIEGIQHLVVAAR
- the lnt gene encoding apolipoprotein N-acyltransferase → MSAPSLGRVPNRLRPSGIAVLAGLLIAAAVPPWGWWPAAFVGIALLDRLVADRPVASRFRRGMATGLAWALPSTLWMIDLSPPGWLFAGGVHALCLGLATALVPAGRWRRLGLVGTVTLAELVRWNVPFGGVPLASIALGQAAGPLAPVVRVAGPLLLVALTVAVGTGLSALVDGRRTGGSAAAAVPVVITLAVATVLAAVAPTGRVVGELDMALVQGGGPQRTRATPTGAATVFANQLAANSHVRTPVDLVVWPENVVNPVPLPESGWRHEDRLYADDAAEALTAEAIRLDAVLVPGWFHRDPEDPTANLNYQTAIEPDGTVVDRYDKVRTVPFGEYVPLRSLVELVAADMLPARDLRPGTGPAVLDTSVGRLGVSISWEVFFDHRTRDAVHNGAEVILNPTNGASYWLTQVQTQQVAASRLRALETGRWVVQVAPTGFSAVVDHRGRVLQRTAVSEQAVLHHRVERRQGLTWAATSGTWPMAVLSLLAAAGAWVADRRRS